A stretch of the Perca flavescens isolate YP-PL-M2 chromosome 3, PFLA_1.0, whole genome shotgun sequence genome encodes the following:
- the fosb gene encoding protein FosB isoform X5 gives MQLFWKETKSISPGNSKKISNGDIALSLVTAGVAFSLGRSGEMYQGFPGDPDSGSPGSSSPSIESQYLSSVDSFGSPPTTSAPQECVSAGAGLSIVGSGPGPSVGGEMPGSFVPTVTAITSSQDLQWMVQPTLVSSQASGLSGSTGPATMTQPVLLADPYDMPGPSYSSGSTFTPPSSDTPGPSVGTIRQSRTRSRRTREESVSEDGDVGVLLTPEEEEKRRVRRERNKLAAAKCRNRRRELTDRLQSETDVLEEKKAELEAEISELQKEKERLEFVLVAHQPNCKVPYQDQSQHSSAQLPPIQPQLPPQSLEPPVSILGLPVKEDCFYLPPAYTAHPASTQSQPSVQQQVQQQPQPGSMQEREPAGSVPTSGTAVASSLLIP, from the exons ATGCAACTTTTTTGGAAAGAAACCAAGAGCATCTCGCCGGGAAATAGCAAAAAGATAAGCAACG GTGACATCGCGCTCTCTCTGGTAACTGCAGGTGTCGCGTTCTCTCTCGGTCGCTCCGGGGAGATGTACCAAGGGTTCCCCGGCGACCCAGACAGCGGATCCCCTGGAAGCTCCTCTCCATCTATAGAGTCCCAGTACCTTTCTTCCGTGGACTCCTTCGGAAGCCCGCCGACCACAAGTGCTCCGCAG GAGTGTGTGTCAGCGGGAGCGGGCTTGAGCATTGTGGGCAGCGGGCCAGGGCCCAGTGTAGGAGGGGAGATGCCTGGTTCATTCGTGCCCACCGTCACCGCCATCACCTCCAGTCAGGATCTGCAGTGGATGGTACAGCCGACCCTCGTCTCCTCCCAGGCCTCTGGACTAAGTGGGTCCACTGGGCCCGCAACCATGACCCAGCCAGTGTTACTGGCTGACCCATATGACATGCCAGGCCCCAGTTATTCCTCTGGGTCTACATTTACCCCTCCAAGTTCGGACACTCCGGGCCCATCTGTGGGCACCATCCGCCAGTCCAGAACCCGCAGTCGCCGTACACGAGAGGAGTCTGTGAGTGAGGATGGAGATGTTGGTGTGTta CTAAcacctgaggaggaggagaaaaggcGTGTTCGGCGAGAGAGAAACAAGTTGGCTGCCGCCAAATGTAGAAACCGCAGACGGGAACTCACAGACAGACTGCAGTCG GAGACGGATGTACTGGAGGAGAagaaggcagagctggaggctGAGATCTCTGAGCTGCAGAAGGAGAAGGAGCGTCTGGAGTTCGTCCTGGTGGCCCACCAGCCGAACTGTAAGGTGCCATATCAGGACCAATCGCAGCACAGCTCAGCGCAGCTCCCTCCAATCCAGCCCCAGCTCCCTCCCCAGTCCTTAGAACCTCCTGTCTCCATTTTGGGCTTACCTGTGAAGGAAGACTGTTTCTACCTGCCTCCTGCCTACACAGCCCATCCGGCCTCTACACAGTCCCAGCCTTCGGTTCAGCAGCAAGTCCAGCAGCAGCCTCAGCCAGGGTCAATGCAGGAG AGGGAGCCTGCGGGGTCAGTGCCAACCAGCGGAACAGCAGTAGCGAGCAGTCTTCTGATTCCCTGA
- the fosb gene encoding protein FosB isoform X2, protein MQLFWKETKSISPGNSKKISNGVAFSLGRSGEMYQGFPGDPDSGSPGSSSPSIESQYLSSVDSFGSPPTTSAPQECVSAGAGLSIVGSGPGPSVGGEMPGSFVPTVTAITSSQDLQWMVQPTLVSSQASGLSGSTGPATMTQPVLLADPYDMPGPSYSSGSTFTPPSSDTPGPSVGTIRQSRTRSRRTREESVSEDGDVGVLLTPEEEEKRRVRRERNKLAAAKCRNRRRELTDRLQSETDVLEEKKAELEAEISELQKEKERLEFVLVAHQPNCKVPYQDQSQHSSAQLPPIQPQLPPQSLEPPVSILGLPVKEDCFYLPPAYTAHPASTQSQPSVQQQVQQQPQPGSMQEVEFISSFYGSSEPASGGPCLMACDSGGGGGNHDDAAIGSYNTSYTSSFVFTYPEGACGVSANQRNSSSEQSSDSLNSPSLLAL, encoded by the exons ATGCAACTTTTTTGGAAAGAAACCAAGAGCATCTCGCCGGGAAATAGCAAAAAGATAAGCAACG GTGTCGCGTTCTCTCTCGGTCGCTCCGGGGAGATGTACCAAGGGTTCCCCGGCGACCCAGACAGCGGATCCCCTGGAAGCTCCTCTCCATCTATAGAGTCCCAGTACCTTTCTTCCGTGGACTCCTTCGGAAGCCCGCCGACCACAAGTGCTCCGCAG GAGTGTGTGTCAGCGGGAGCGGGCTTGAGCATTGTGGGCAGCGGGCCAGGGCCCAGTGTAGGAGGGGAGATGCCTGGTTCATTCGTGCCCACCGTCACCGCCATCACCTCCAGTCAGGATCTGCAGTGGATGGTACAGCCGACCCTCGTCTCCTCCCAGGCCTCTGGACTAAGTGGGTCCACTGGGCCCGCAACCATGACCCAGCCAGTGTTACTGGCTGACCCATATGACATGCCAGGCCCCAGTTATTCCTCTGGGTCTACATTTACCCCTCCAAGTTCGGACACTCCGGGCCCATCTGTGGGCACCATCCGCCAGTCCAGAACCCGCAGTCGCCGTACACGAGAGGAGTCTGTGAGTGAGGATGGAGATGTTGGTGTGTta CTAAcacctgaggaggaggagaaaaggcGTGTTCGGCGAGAGAGAAACAAGTTGGCTGCCGCCAAATGTAGAAACCGCAGACGGGAACTCACAGACAGACTGCAGTCG GAGACGGATGTACTGGAGGAGAagaaggcagagctggaggctGAGATCTCTGAGCTGCAGAAGGAGAAGGAGCGTCTGGAGTTCGTCCTGGTGGCCCACCAGCCGAACTGTAAGGTGCCATATCAGGACCAATCGCAGCACAGCTCAGCGCAGCTCCCTCCAATCCAGCCCCAGCTCCCTCCCCAGTCCTTAGAACCTCCTGTCTCCATTTTGGGCTTACCTGTGAAGGAAGACTGTTTCTACCTGCCTCCTGCCTACACAGCCCATCCGGCCTCTACACAGTCCCAGCCTTCGGTTCAGCAGCAAGTCCAGCAGCAGCCTCAGCCAGGGTCAATGCAGGAGGTAGAGTTTATTAGTTCTTTCTATGGCTCAAGTGAGCCGGCATCAGGCGGGCCGTGCCTCATGGCCTGCgacagtggtggtggtggtggtaacCATGACGATGCGGCCATTGGCAGCTACAACACCTCATACACATCTTCATTTGTGTTCACCTACCCAGAGGGAGCCTGCGGGGTCAGTGCCAACCAGCGGAACAGCAGTAGCGAGCAGTCTTCTGATTCCCTGAACTCGCCTTCGCTACTGGCGCTCTGA
- the fosb gene encoding protein FosB isoform X6, whose protein sequence is MQLFWKETKSISPGNSKKISNGDIALSLVTAGVAFSLGRSGEMYQGFPGDPDSGSPGSSSPSIESQYLSSVDSFGSPPTTSAPQECVSAGAGLSIVGSGPGPSVGGEMPGSFVPTVTAITSSQDLQWMVQPTLVSSQASGLSGSTGPATMTQPVLLADPYDMPGPSYSSGSTFTPPSSDTPGPSVGTIRQSRTRSRRTREESVSEDGDVGVLLTPEEEEKRRVRRERNKLAAAKCRNRRRELTDRLQSETDVLEEKKAELEAEISELQKEKERLEFVLVAHQPNCKVPYQDQSQHSSAQLPPIQPQLPPQSLEPPVSILGLPVKEDCFYLPPAYTAHPASTQSQPSVQQQVQQQPQPGSMQESSTPESPKTPSSPWDLE, encoded by the exons ATGCAACTTTTTTGGAAAGAAACCAAGAGCATCTCGCCGGGAAATAGCAAAAAGATAAGCAACG GTGACATCGCGCTCTCTCTGGTAACTGCAGGTGTCGCGTTCTCTCTCGGTCGCTCCGGGGAGATGTACCAAGGGTTCCCCGGCGACCCAGACAGCGGATCCCCTGGAAGCTCCTCTCCATCTATAGAGTCCCAGTACCTTTCTTCCGTGGACTCCTTCGGAAGCCCGCCGACCACAAGTGCTCCGCAG GAGTGTGTGTCAGCGGGAGCGGGCTTGAGCATTGTGGGCAGCGGGCCAGGGCCCAGTGTAGGAGGGGAGATGCCTGGTTCATTCGTGCCCACCGTCACCGCCATCACCTCCAGTCAGGATCTGCAGTGGATGGTACAGCCGACCCTCGTCTCCTCCCAGGCCTCTGGACTAAGTGGGTCCACTGGGCCCGCAACCATGACCCAGCCAGTGTTACTGGCTGACCCATATGACATGCCAGGCCCCAGTTATTCCTCTGGGTCTACATTTACCCCTCCAAGTTCGGACACTCCGGGCCCATCTGTGGGCACCATCCGCCAGTCCAGAACCCGCAGTCGCCGTACACGAGAGGAGTCTGTGAGTGAGGATGGAGATGTTGGTGTGTta CTAAcacctgaggaggaggagaaaaggcGTGTTCGGCGAGAGAGAAACAAGTTGGCTGCCGCCAAATGTAGAAACCGCAGACGGGAACTCACAGACAGACTGCAGTCG GAGACGGATGTACTGGAGGAGAagaaggcagagctggaggctGAGATCTCTGAGCTGCAGAAGGAGAAGGAGCGTCTGGAGTTCGTCCTGGTGGCCCACCAGCCGAACTGTAAGGTGCCATATCAGGACCAATCGCAGCACAGCTCAGCGCAGCTCCCTCCAATCCAGCCCCAGCTCCCTCCCCAGTCCTTAGAACCTCCTGTCTCCATTTTGGGCTTACCTGTGAAGGAAGACTGTTTCTACCTGCCTCCTGCCTACACAGCCCATCCGGCCTCTACACAGTCCCAGCCTTCGGTTCAGCAGCAAGTCCAGCAGCAGCCTCAGCCAGGGTCAATGCAGGAG TCTTCAACCCCAGAGAGCCCGAAGACCCCCTCCAGCCCTTGGGACCTTGAGTGA
- the fosb gene encoding protein FosB isoform X3 — MQLFWKETKSISPGNSKKISNGDIALSLVTAGVAFSLGRSGEMYQGFPGDPDSGSPGSSSPSIESQYLSSVDSFGSPPTTSAPQECVSAGAGLSIVGSGPGPSVGGEMPGSFVPTVTAITSSQDLQWMVQPTLVSSQASGLSGSTGPATMTQPVLLADPYDMPGPSYSSGSTFTPPSSDTPGPSVGTIRQSRTRSRRTREESLTPEEEEKRRVRRERNKLAAAKCRNRRRELTDRLQSETDVLEEKKAELEAEISELQKEKERLEFVLVAHQPNCKVPYQDQSQHSSAQLPPIQPQLPPQSLEPPVSILGLPVKEDCFYLPPAYTAHPASTQSQPSVQQQVQQQPQPGSMQEVEFISSFYGSSEPASGGPCLMACDSGGGGGNHDDAAIGSYNTSYTSSFVFTYPEGACGVSANQRNSSSEQSSDSLNSPSLLAL; from the exons ATGCAACTTTTTTGGAAAGAAACCAAGAGCATCTCGCCGGGAAATAGCAAAAAGATAAGCAACG GTGACATCGCGCTCTCTCTGGTAACTGCAGGTGTCGCGTTCTCTCTCGGTCGCTCCGGGGAGATGTACCAAGGGTTCCCCGGCGACCCAGACAGCGGATCCCCTGGAAGCTCCTCTCCATCTATAGAGTCCCAGTACCTTTCTTCCGTGGACTCCTTCGGAAGCCCGCCGACCACAAGTGCTCCGCAG GAGTGTGTGTCAGCGGGAGCGGGCTTGAGCATTGTGGGCAGCGGGCCAGGGCCCAGTGTAGGAGGGGAGATGCCTGGTTCATTCGTGCCCACCGTCACCGCCATCACCTCCAGTCAGGATCTGCAGTGGATGGTACAGCCGACCCTCGTCTCCTCCCAGGCCTCTGGACTAAGTGGGTCCACTGGGCCCGCAACCATGACCCAGCCAGTGTTACTGGCTGACCCATATGACATGCCAGGCCCCAGTTATTCCTCTGGGTCTACATTTACCCCTCCAAGTTCGGACACTCCGGGCCCATCTGTGGGCACCATCCGCCAGTCCAGAACCCGCAGTCGCCGTACACGAGAGGAGTCT CTAAcacctgaggaggaggagaaaaggcGTGTTCGGCGAGAGAGAAACAAGTTGGCTGCCGCCAAATGTAGAAACCGCAGACGGGAACTCACAGACAGACTGCAGTCG GAGACGGATGTACTGGAGGAGAagaaggcagagctggaggctGAGATCTCTGAGCTGCAGAAGGAGAAGGAGCGTCTGGAGTTCGTCCTGGTGGCCCACCAGCCGAACTGTAAGGTGCCATATCAGGACCAATCGCAGCACAGCTCAGCGCAGCTCCCTCCAATCCAGCCCCAGCTCCCTCCCCAGTCCTTAGAACCTCCTGTCTCCATTTTGGGCTTACCTGTGAAGGAAGACTGTTTCTACCTGCCTCCTGCCTACACAGCCCATCCGGCCTCTACACAGTCCCAGCCTTCGGTTCAGCAGCAAGTCCAGCAGCAGCCTCAGCCAGGGTCAATGCAGGAGGTAGAGTTTATTAGTTCTTTCTATGGCTCAAGTGAGCCGGCATCAGGCGGGCCGTGCCTCATGGCCTGCgacagtggtggtggtggtggtaacCATGACGATGCGGCCATTGGCAGCTACAACACCTCATACACATCTTCATTTGTGTTCACCTACCCAGAGGGAGCCTGCGGGGTCAGTGCCAACCAGCGGAACAGCAGTAGCGAGCAGTCTTCTGATTCCCTGAACTCGCCTTCGCTACTGGCGCTCTGA
- the fosb gene encoding protein FosB isoform X1 yields the protein MQLFWKETKSISPGNSKKISNGDIALSLVTAGVAFSLGRSGEMYQGFPGDPDSGSPGSSSPSIESQYLSSVDSFGSPPTTSAPQECVSAGAGLSIVGSGPGPSVGGEMPGSFVPTVTAITSSQDLQWMVQPTLVSSQASGLSGSTGPATMTQPVLLADPYDMPGPSYSSGSTFTPPSSDTPGPSVGTIRQSRTRSRRTREESVSEDGDVGVLLTPEEEEKRRVRRERNKLAAAKCRNRRRELTDRLQSETDVLEEKKAELEAEISELQKEKERLEFVLVAHQPNCKVPYQDQSQHSSAQLPPIQPQLPPQSLEPPVSILGLPVKEDCFYLPPAYTAHPASTQSQPSVQQQVQQQPQPGSMQEVEFISSFYGSSEPASGGPCLMACDSGGGGGNHDDAAIGSYNTSYTSSFVFTYPEGACGVSANQRNSSSEQSSDSLNSPSLLAL from the exons ATGCAACTTTTTTGGAAAGAAACCAAGAGCATCTCGCCGGGAAATAGCAAAAAGATAAGCAACG GTGACATCGCGCTCTCTCTGGTAACTGCAGGTGTCGCGTTCTCTCTCGGTCGCTCCGGGGAGATGTACCAAGGGTTCCCCGGCGACCCAGACAGCGGATCCCCTGGAAGCTCCTCTCCATCTATAGAGTCCCAGTACCTTTCTTCCGTGGACTCCTTCGGAAGCCCGCCGACCACAAGTGCTCCGCAG GAGTGTGTGTCAGCGGGAGCGGGCTTGAGCATTGTGGGCAGCGGGCCAGGGCCCAGTGTAGGAGGGGAGATGCCTGGTTCATTCGTGCCCACCGTCACCGCCATCACCTCCAGTCAGGATCTGCAGTGGATGGTACAGCCGACCCTCGTCTCCTCCCAGGCCTCTGGACTAAGTGGGTCCACTGGGCCCGCAACCATGACCCAGCCAGTGTTACTGGCTGACCCATATGACATGCCAGGCCCCAGTTATTCCTCTGGGTCTACATTTACCCCTCCAAGTTCGGACACTCCGGGCCCATCTGTGGGCACCATCCGCCAGTCCAGAACCCGCAGTCGCCGTACACGAGAGGAGTCTGTGAGTGAGGATGGAGATGTTGGTGTGTta CTAAcacctgaggaggaggagaaaaggcGTGTTCGGCGAGAGAGAAACAAGTTGGCTGCCGCCAAATGTAGAAACCGCAGACGGGAACTCACAGACAGACTGCAGTCG GAGACGGATGTACTGGAGGAGAagaaggcagagctggaggctGAGATCTCTGAGCTGCAGAAGGAGAAGGAGCGTCTGGAGTTCGTCCTGGTGGCCCACCAGCCGAACTGTAAGGTGCCATATCAGGACCAATCGCAGCACAGCTCAGCGCAGCTCCCTCCAATCCAGCCCCAGCTCCCTCCCCAGTCCTTAGAACCTCCTGTCTCCATTTTGGGCTTACCTGTGAAGGAAGACTGTTTCTACCTGCCTCCTGCCTACACAGCCCATCCGGCCTCTACACAGTCCCAGCCTTCGGTTCAGCAGCAAGTCCAGCAGCAGCCTCAGCCAGGGTCAATGCAGGAGGTAGAGTTTATTAGTTCTTTCTATGGCTCAAGTGAGCCGGCATCAGGCGGGCCGTGCCTCATGGCCTGCgacagtggtggtggtggtggtaacCATGACGATGCGGCCATTGGCAGCTACAACACCTCATACACATCTTCATTTGTGTTCACCTACCCAGAGGGAGCCTGCGGGGTCAGTGCCAACCAGCGGAACAGCAGTAGCGAGCAGTCTTCTGATTCCCTGAACTCGCCTTCGCTACTGGCGCTCTGA
- the fosb gene encoding protein FosB isoform X4 → MYQGFPGDPDSGSPGSSSPSIESQYLSSVDSFGSPPTTSAPQECVSAGAGLSIVGSGPGPSVGGEMPGSFVPTVTAITSSQDLQWMVQPTLVSSQASGLSGSTGPATMTQPVLLADPYDMPGPSYSSGSTFTPPSSDTPGPSVGTIRQSRTRSRRTREESVSEDGDVGVLLTPEEEEKRRVRRERNKLAAAKCRNRRRELTDRLQSETDVLEEKKAELEAEISELQKEKERLEFVLVAHQPNCKVPYQDQSQHSSAQLPPIQPQLPPQSLEPPVSILGLPVKEDCFYLPPAYTAHPASTQSQPSVQQQVQQQPQPGSMQEVEFISSFYGSSEPASGGPCLMACDSGGGGGNHDDAAIGSYNTSYTSSFVFTYPEGACGVSANQRNSSSEQSSDSLNSPSLLAL, encoded by the exons ATGTACCAAGGGTTCCCCGGCGACCCAGACAGCGGATCCCCTGGAAGCTCCTCTCCATCTATAGAGTCCCAGTACCTTTCTTCCGTGGACTCCTTCGGAAGCCCGCCGACCACAAGTGCTCCGCAG GAGTGTGTGTCAGCGGGAGCGGGCTTGAGCATTGTGGGCAGCGGGCCAGGGCCCAGTGTAGGAGGGGAGATGCCTGGTTCATTCGTGCCCACCGTCACCGCCATCACCTCCAGTCAGGATCTGCAGTGGATGGTACAGCCGACCCTCGTCTCCTCCCAGGCCTCTGGACTAAGTGGGTCCACTGGGCCCGCAACCATGACCCAGCCAGTGTTACTGGCTGACCCATATGACATGCCAGGCCCCAGTTATTCCTCTGGGTCTACATTTACCCCTCCAAGTTCGGACACTCCGGGCCCATCTGTGGGCACCATCCGCCAGTCCAGAACCCGCAGTCGCCGTACACGAGAGGAGTCTGTGAGTGAGGATGGAGATGTTGGTGTGTta CTAAcacctgaggaggaggagaaaaggcGTGTTCGGCGAGAGAGAAACAAGTTGGCTGCCGCCAAATGTAGAAACCGCAGACGGGAACTCACAGACAGACTGCAGTCG GAGACGGATGTACTGGAGGAGAagaaggcagagctggaggctGAGATCTCTGAGCTGCAGAAGGAGAAGGAGCGTCTGGAGTTCGTCCTGGTGGCCCACCAGCCGAACTGTAAGGTGCCATATCAGGACCAATCGCAGCACAGCTCAGCGCAGCTCCCTCCAATCCAGCCCCAGCTCCCTCCCCAGTCCTTAGAACCTCCTGTCTCCATTTTGGGCTTACCTGTGAAGGAAGACTGTTTCTACCTGCCTCCTGCCTACACAGCCCATCCGGCCTCTACACAGTCCCAGCCTTCGGTTCAGCAGCAAGTCCAGCAGCAGCCTCAGCCAGGGTCAATGCAGGAGGTAGAGTTTATTAGTTCTTTCTATGGCTCAAGTGAGCCGGCATCAGGCGGGCCGTGCCTCATGGCCTGCgacagtggtggtggtggtggtaacCATGACGATGCGGCCATTGGCAGCTACAACACCTCATACACATCTTCATTTGTGTTCACCTACCCAGAGGGAGCCTGCGGGGTCAGTGCCAACCAGCGGAACAGCAGTAGCGAGCAGTCTTCTGATTCCCTGAACTCGCCTTCGCTACTGGCGCTCTGA